CCGGCGGAATCGGCGTTCTCAAACCGGGGGCCCCTCTCGCCGACGTGTCCGAGCGGCTGGGGCCGCCTCGGGACGGGGAGCACTTCCCGGGCCGGAGGCGGAAGAGAGGCGAGCCGTGTCACGTGCGCTACGGCGACGTACGTCTCGAGATCTGCTGCGACGTCCTCCGGGCGGTGGCGCTGAGTACCGGGACCGGCTCCGTCGACCTTCCGGGAGGCGTGCCGGGCGAGACGGAGGAAACGCCCTCGGAGGTGACCGCCGCGCAGCTGCGCCAGGCGTTCTCCGCGGCCGGGATACGTGCCGAGGAAAGCCCCTGGCCCGAGCCGGCGGACCAGGTCACACTCGTGGTGCGTCATGCCCCGGCGGACGTGCACTTCACCTTCCGCCGGACCGACGCGGACGAGGCCGAGGGCAGCGGTGCGGTCCTGCACAGCGCGATCGCCCGGGACACCCACCACGTCTGCCGCTGAGGCGACGGCGGGGGGGCGGTCCGCACCGCGGACCGGCCCCCTTCAGCTCTGCGTCGGTGCTAGTGTCCTGCGCCGGAGATCCGTCGGCAGAAGCGGGCGAGGGAGTCGAGGATCTCTTCGGCTGTCTTGGTCCAGATGAAGGGCTTGGGGTCTTCGTTCCAGTTCTTGACCCATGCGCGGATGTCAGCTTCGAGGGCCTGCACGTTCTTGTGTGCGCCGCGGCGGATCTTCTGGTCGGCGAGGAAACCGAACCACCGCTCGACCTGGTTGATCCAGGAGGAACCGGTCGGGGTGAAGTGCATGTGGAAGCGAGGGTGTTTGGCGAGCCACGTCTTGACCGCCGGGGTCTTGTGGGTGCCGTAGTCGTCGCAGATCAAGTGGATCTGCAGATGCGCCGGAACCTCCTTGTCGATCCTGACCAGGAACTTCTTGAACTCCACTGCCCGGTGCCGGCGGTGCAGGGCGCTGATGACCTCGCCGGTGGCGACATCGAACGCGGCGAACAAGGTGGTCAGGCCGTTGCGCACGGAGTCGTGAGTGCGCCGTTCGGGCATGCCCGGCATTATCGGCAGCACCGGCTGGGACCGGTCCAGGGCCTGGATCTGCGACTTCTCATCCACACACAGCACAACCGCGCCCTCGGGCGGGTTGAAGTAGAGGCCGACGACGTCGTAGACCTTCTCCACGAACAGCGGGTCCGTCGACAGCTTGAACGTGTCCGCCAGATGCGGCTTGAGCTGGAACTTCCGCCAGATCCGGCCCACGGTCGACTTCGACAGGCCGCTGCGGTCCGCCATCGACCTGCGCGACCAGTGGGTGGCGTTCTTCGGGAGTTGTTCCAGCGTGGTGACCACGACGGCTTCCACCTGGTCGACGCTGATGGTGGGCGGTCGGCCCGGCCGGGGCTCGTCCACCAGCCCGTCCAGCCGGTGGGCGAGGAATCGCCGCCGCCACTTGCGGACTGTGTCCGCGGTGACCCGCAGGTCCCGAGCAACCGCCACGATCGGCGGCACCTCCGGCCCCGCGCACGCCAGCACAATCCGCGCGCGCAGAGCCAGGGCCTGGGCAGACGTGGCCCGACGCGTCCACCGCTCCAACATCGCCCGCTCCTCAGCGGACAGCAGCAACGGTTCCAGCTTCGGACCCCGACGAGGAACTGACGCACCAGCAGCAGAAGTCACGCAACAACTAACGATCAACTACTGGCGCAGGACACTAGCCGACACCCTTCTGCCGGCTGATCTCCTTCAACGCGTCGATCAGGAACTTCAGTTTCGGCGCGAAGTTGGTCTTGCAGCCCCACCTCAGCGGCCGGGGCTTCTGACCGGCCTCCAGGTTCTCGTTGTACCTCTGGTTCGCGGCGTCCTGGTTGAAGATGCGCATCGCGTCCGTCGACTTGGCGATCAGATCCTCACGCAGCCGGTCGTCGTCGATGAGCGTCTGGATGACGGCGCGGATCTCGTCATGGGTGGCCGATCCCGCCTTGACGTCGATCGGGTAGCCCATGATGCCGCCCTTGACGTTGGTGGTCTGCAGCCCGACCTCCCGGCCGTTCTTCAGGTTGACGTGCGCACCCCGCTTGGTGCACCAGTCCCCGTCGATCGGCGAGATGTGGTCGATCCCGCAGAACCGCTTCTTGCCACCCGCCGCCTTGGCGGCGGCGAGCCCCTTGGCCCTGGACGACCCGGACGCGCCACTGAACAGGTCGGCGGCGTCGAGCACGCACTCGCCGAGCTGGCCCTTGCGGTACTTCTCGATGATGTCCTTCAGCCGGGCGAGGGTCTTCTTGCCCCACGCGGCCTTCTCGAAGAACTCGGCGATACCGCTGGCGACTCGGACGATCGCCTTGCCGACGGCGGGAAGCTTGCCCGCGACCAG
The genomic region above belongs to Streptomyces coeruleorubidus and contains:
- a CDS encoding IS630 family transposase, producing MLERWTRRATSAQALALRARIVLACAGPEVPPIVAVARDLRVTADTVRKWRRRFLAHRLDGLVDEPRPGRPPTISVDQVEAVVVTTLEQLPKNATHWSRRSMADRSGLSKSTVGRIWRKFQLKPHLADTFKLSTDPLFVEKVYDVVGLYFNPPEGAVVLCVDEKSQIQALDRSQPVLPIMPGMPERRTHDSVRNGLTTLFAAFDVATGEVISALHRRHRAVEFKKFLVRIDKEVPAHLQIHLICDDYGTHKTPAVKTWLAKHPRFHMHFTPTGSSWINQVERWFGFLADQKIRRGAHKNVQALEADIRAWVKNWNEDPKPFIWTKTAEEILDSLARFCRRISGAGH